In Achromobacter pestifer, the DNA window GCCGGCGTTGGTATAGCCGACCAGCGACACCGACAGCACGCCGCCGCGGGCGCGCGCCCGGCGCTGGGTCACGCGCTGGCGCTCTACCCTGTCCAGCCGCTCGCGCAGCAGCTTGACCTTGGCGCCGATCATGCGGCGGTCCATTTCGAGCTGGGATTCGCCCGGCCCGCGCATGCCGATGCCGCCGCGTTGACGCTCCAAGTGGCTCCACATGCGGGTCAGGCGCGTGGCCAGATGCTGCAGCTGCGCCAGTTCGACCTGCAGCTTGCCTTCATGGCTTTTCGCCCGCAGGGCGAAGATGTCGAGGATAAGCGCGACGCGATCCACCACGCGCAAGTTGAAGGCGCGCTCCAGGTTGCGTTGCTGGGCGGGGGACAGCGGCTGGTCGAACAGGACGATATCCGCCAGCAGCGCCTGGGCCATCGCCACGCCTTCATCGGCCTTGCCTGAACCGATGAAGAATTTGGCGTCGGGCCGGTCGCGCCGAGCCGTCAAGGTGCCGACGACTTCCGCGCCAGCGCCCTTGGCCAGCATGGTGAATTCCTCGGCATGGGCCGCGAAGTCCGGATCTCCCAGATCCACGCTGATAATCAAAGCGCGCATACATGCACCATATTGGAGCCAAAGCGAAAATGCCCGCCGACGAGGACCGTCCGGCGGGCAATAAAAGGTAAAGCTGGAGCGAGATTACTCAGCAGGGACTTCCACCTGAAAATTCACGGCGCGCGCGGGAACGACGGTCGAAATGGCGTGCTTGTAGACCATTTGCGTGACCGTATTGCGCAGCAGCACCACGTACTGGTCGAAGGATTCGATTTGCCCTTGAAGCTTGATACCGTTCACCAGGTAGATCGACACGGGCACATGGTCCTTGCGCAGCGTGTTCAGGAACGGATCTTGCAGAGTTTGCCCTTTATTGCTCATTGGCCAGGCTCCATTGTTTGTTATTGAGTGGTGGCGTACTTCTGTACTGGTGGCGTACGCCGAAACTTGTACTCTACAGGGTTTTCCCGGCCCGTGCTACTTGGCCGGAATGCAAAAGTGACACCAGAGTTTTCCAACGGGAAAGCCCCGGCCGCTCACGCCTGCAGAACCTCCGCAAGCGCCTTCAGAAGCAGCTCGCACTGCTCGTCGGTGCCCACGGTAATGCGCAGAAACTGGTCGATGCGTTCATGGCGGAAATGGCGCACGATGATGCTGCGTTCTCGCAAGGAGGCAGCCAGGCCCGCAGCATCCCTGGAGGGGTGCCGCGCGAACACGAAATTCGCAGCCGACGGCAGCACCTCGAAA includes these proteins:
- the hflX gene encoding GTPase HflX; translated protein: MRALIISVDLGDPDFAAHAEEFTMLAKGAGAEVVGTLTARRDRPDAKFFIGSGKADEGVAMAQALLADIVLFDQPLSPAQQRNLERAFNLRVVDRVALILDIFALRAKSHEGKLQVELAQLQHLATRLTRMWSHLERQRGGIGMRGPGESQLEMDRRMIGAKVKLLRERLDRVERQRVTQRRARARGGVLSVSLVGYTNAGKSTLFNALTRADAYAADQLFATLDTTTRRIWIEGAGSVVVSDTVGFIRDLPHGLIAAFRATLEETVHADLLLHVVDAASPQRDEQIFEVNKVLAEIGAAAIPTILVYNKIDLAGLEPRVERDAHGTIARVFVSATERAGLDALRGAIAETGQIVGNNAANYQTLQSE
- the hfq gene encoding RNA chaperone Hfq codes for the protein MSNKGQTLQDPFLNTLRKDHVPVSIYLVNGIKLQGQIESFDQYVVLLRNTVTQMVYKHAISTVVPARAVNFQVEVPAE